The following coding sequences lie in one Capsicum annuum cultivar UCD-10X-F1 chromosome 5, UCD10Xv1.1, whole genome shotgun sequence genomic window:
- the LOC107871832 gene encoding trihelix transcription factor ASIL2, translating to MIVVNMNDSDDDETPYPSRPNAIYTSSLPSRRSIRNPNFYPRNTHYDEYNNEYQYNNYDDDEESDENENQEFSTGENEFVTFQGTHKKKRKLETLVLNYEFAPRLGSHSSKETWSEEESFVLLEVWGERYLDLGRRSLRAEDWGEVAEKVTEMIGVDKSEIECRNQLDVLKKKYKKEITKMEKTGGGFHSKWPFFKKMDMLMNLRMKGHCGLGCGLDSGEYVFMDPRMYLDRSNVLDEMRDSPAGSDADNDEEEEEQGSGGWKGDDESAKLLADSIQRFGHIYEKIENSKRKQMMELEKIRMDFQRELELQKKQIVERAQVEIAKIRDNSENDDNEDEDCANADNVSCEKLRG from the coding sequence ATGATAGTCGTAAATAtgaatgattctgatgatgatgAAACTCCGTACCCTTCAAGACCCAACGCCATTTACACTTCTTCTCTTCCATCGAGACGCTCAATTCGAAACCCTAACTTTTATCCAAGAAATACCCATTACGATGAGTATAACAATGAATATCAATATAacaattatgatgatgatgaagaatctGATGAAAATGAAAACCAAGAATTTAGCACTGGAGAAAATGAGTTTGTTACTTTTCAAGGTacacacaaaaagaaaagaaagttggAAACTTTAGTCTTAAATTACGAATTTGCCCCTCGTCTGGGTTCTCATAGTTCAAAGGAAACGTGGAGTGAAGAGGAGAGTTTTGTGTTGTTAGAAGTGTGGGGTGAGAGATACTTGGACCTGGGACGGAGGAGTTTACGGGCTGAAGATTGGGGTGAGGTTGCCGAGAAAGTAACTGAAATGATTGGTGTTGATAAAAGTGAAATTGAGTGTAGGAATCAATTAGATGTGCTAAAGAAGAAGTACAAGAAGGAGATAACGAAGATGGAGAAAACTGGTGGTGGGTTTCATAGCAAATGGccattttttaagaaaatggaTATGTTGATGAATTTGAGGATGAAAGGGCATTGTGGTTTGGGGTGTGGGCTCGATTCAGGAGAGTATGTGTTTATGGATCCACGAATGTACTTGGATAGGTCGAATGTGTTGGATGAGATGAGGGATAGTCCGGCAGGATCAGATGCGGATAatgatgaagaagaggaagagCAGGGTTCTGGAGGTTGGAAGGGTGACGATGAGTCAGCTAAGTTGTTGGCGGATTCAATTCAAAGGTTTGGGCACATATATGAGAAGATTGAGAATAGTAAGAGGAAGCAGATGATGGAGCTGGAGAAGATAAGAATGGATTTCCAGAGGGAGTTGGAGCTGCAGAAGAAACAGATTGTTGAGAGGGCGCAGGTCGAAATTGCTAAAATAAGGGACAATAGCGAAAATGATGACAATGAAGATGAAGATTGTGCGAACGCCGACAATGTTTCGTGTGAGAAGCTTAGGGGCTGA